One stretch of Jiangella gansuensis DSM 44835 DNA includes these proteins:
- a CDS encoding helix-turn-helix transcriptional regulator, whose amino-acid sequence MKNVSDAARTAGNHPGAAPAHALDPQNRVHDSHARTRERVARSILENGPSTAAILADRLGLTPAAVRRHLDTLLADGVLEAREERVYGQRGRGRPAKVFVLTPAGRDAFEQAYDDLAVGALRFLAETGGDDLVAEFARRRIADLEERYRPIIEAAKPEERAAALADALSADGYAASAVASPVTGEQLCQHHCPVAHVAEQFPQLCEAETEAFARLLDTHVQRIATIAHGEGVCTTHIPRGGSAPDPAAAAAVHMAQAHEAGRTESAERIS is encoded by the coding sequence GTGAAAAACGTGAGCGACGCTGCCCGGACGGCGGGGAACCACCCCGGCGCCGCGCCCGCGCACGCTCTCGACCCCCAGAACCGAGTACATGACTCGCACGCCCGCACCCGGGAGCGGGTGGCGCGCTCCATCCTGGAGAACGGCCCGTCCACCGCCGCGATCCTGGCCGATCGCCTCGGCCTGACCCCCGCGGCCGTGCGGCGGCATCTGGACACCCTCCTGGCCGACGGCGTGCTGGAGGCTCGCGAGGAGCGGGTCTACGGCCAGCGTGGCCGGGGTCGTCCGGCCAAGGTGTTCGTCCTCACCCCGGCCGGGCGGGACGCGTTCGAACAGGCCTATGACGACCTCGCCGTCGGTGCGTTGCGGTTCCTGGCCGAGACCGGGGGCGACGACCTGGTGGCCGAGTTCGCCCGTCGCCGCATCGCCGACCTCGAAGAGCGTTACCGCCCTATCATCGAGGCGGCGAAGCCGGAGGAACGGGCGGCGGCGCTGGCCGACGCGTTGAGCGCCGACGGGTACGCCGCGTCGGCCGTGGCCTCACCGGTCACGGGCGAGCAGCTGTGCCAGCACCACTGCCCGGTGGCGCACGTCGCCGAGCAGTTCCCGCAACTGTGCGAGGCCGAAACCGAGGCCTTCGCCCGGTTGCTCGACACCCACGTCCAGCGCATCGCCACGATCGCGCACGGCGAGGGCGTCTGCACCACGCACATTCCCCGGGGCGGCAGCGCTCCGGACCCCGCGGCAGCTGCGGCTGTCCATATGGCACAAGCGCACGAAGCAGGAAGAACCGAGTCCGCGGAGAGGATCTCCTAG